In the genome of Prevotella sp. HUN102, one region contains:
- a CDS encoding mannose-1-phosphate guanylyltransferase, giving the protein MLHANNHLVIMAGGIGSRFWPMSTAEKPKQFIDVLGVGRSLMQLTYDRFKGITKPESVWVVTNKKYVDLVHEQLPEIPRENILSEPCRRNTAPCIAYVSWRIKKNDPKANIVVTPSDHIVTNEAEFRRVIANSLKFTSETDAILTLGMKPTRPETGYGYIQADLSVPSVRNKEMFRVDQFREKPDLETAKRYISQNNFFWNAGIFIWNVSTIVNAFRIYQPGIARIFEGVMDVLGTSEEQAAIDKVYPECEGISVDYAIMEKAEEIFVCPSDFGWSDLGTWGSLHVQLQHDLYGNAVIGSNVQLFDSKNCIVHTADERKVVVQGLDGYIVAEKDGTLLICKLADEQRIKQFSGEG; this is encoded by the coding sequence ATGTTACACGCTAATAACCATCTTGTAATTATGGCCGGAGGAATCGGAAGCAGATTCTGGCCTATGAGTACAGCTGAAAAACCAAAACAGTTCATCGACGTGCTGGGAGTGGGACGCTCGCTGATGCAACTGACCTACGACAGATTCAAGGGCATTACCAAGCCTGAGAGCGTTTGGGTAGTTACAAACAAGAAGTACGTGGATTTGGTTCACGAACAACTACCCGAAATTCCACGCGAGAACATCCTGAGCGAACCTTGCCGCAGAAACACGGCTCCCTGCATTGCATACGTGAGCTGGCGCATCAAGAAAAACGACCCAAAGGCAAATATCGTGGTTACGCCCAGCGACCATATAGTAACCAACGAAGCTGAATTTCGGCGCGTAATCGCGAACAGTCTGAAGTTTACCTCCGAGACCGACGCCATCCTTACGCTCGGTATGAAGCCCACCCGCCCGGAAACAGGCTACGGCTACATACAGGCAGACCTCTCTGTGCCGTCGGTGCGCAACAAGGAAATGTTCAGAGTAGACCAGTTCCGCGAAAAGCCCGATCTGGAAACAGCAAAGAGGTACATCAGTCAGAACAATTTCTTCTGGAATGCCGGCATATTCATCTGGAACGTTTCAACAATCGTGAACGCATTCCGCATCTATCAGCCGGGTATTGCCCGCATCTTTGAAGGCGTAATGGACGTGTTGGGCACTTCCGAAGAGCAGGCTGCAATCGACAAGGTGTATCCCGAATGCGAGGGAATATCCGTGGACTATGCCATTATGGAGAAAGCAGAAGAGATTTTTGTATGTCCTTCCGACTTCGGATGGAGCGACCTCGGCACTTGGGGCTCGCTACACGTGCAGTTGCAGCACGACCTTTACGGAAATGCCGTAATCGGCAGCAACGTGCAGTTGTTCGACAGCAAGAACTGCATAGTGCATACGGCCGACGAGAGAAAAGTAGTGGTTCAGGGACTGGACGGCTATATCGTGGCCGAAAAGGACGGCACTCTGCTGATTTGCAAACTCGCAGACGAACAGCGCATCAAGCAGTTTTCCGGCGAAGGATAA
- the rfbC gene encoding dTDP-4-dehydrorhamnose 3,5-epimerase gives MEYIKTAIDGVWIIEPKVFNDQRGYFYEVWKQADFDEHIGYHVDFVQDNESKSSYGVLRGLHYQKGDFSQAKLVRVLKGKVLDVAVDLRKDSPTLGKYVMVELSEENKKQLFIPRGFAHGFLVLSDEAVFTYKVDNVYAPQSEASIRWNDETIGIEWPVSANEVLVSEKDQNKALPFNQADLF, from the coding sequence ATGGAATATATAAAAACAGCTATTGACGGAGTATGGATTATAGAGCCTAAAGTGTTCAACGACCAACGCGGCTATTTCTATGAAGTATGGAAACAGGCCGACTTCGATGAGCACATCGGCTACCACGTGGATTTCGTTCAGGACAACGAATCGAAATCAAGCTACGGCGTACTTCGCGGACTGCACTACCAAAAGGGAGATTTCTCGCAGGCCAAGCTCGTGAGAGTGCTGAAAGGAAAGGTGCTCGACGTGGCCGTAGACCTGAGAAAGGACTCGCCTACATTGGGAAAATACGTAATGGTGGAACTGTCGGAAGAGAACAAGAAGCAGCTTTTTATTCCACGCGGCTTTGCACACGGCTTTTTGGTACTGTCCGACGAGGCTGTGTTTACCTATAAGGTAGACAACGTCTATGCGCCTCAGAGCGAGGCAAGCATCCGGTGGAACGATGAGACCATCGGCATAGAATGGCCTGTTTCTGCAAATGAGGTATTGGTTTCAGAGAAAGACCAGAACAAGGCATTGCCTTTCAATCAGGCCGACTTGTTTTGA
- a CDS encoding putative transporter translates to MDWLIKLFTAEDSVAHIVLLYSIVIALGVYLGKIKIGGISLGVTFILFVGILAGHIGFTGPTATLTFLQDFGLILFVFMIGLQVGPGFFESFGKGGLKLNMLSCLAILLNVAVMFGCYFIFFDTSDKSNLPMMVGTMYGAVTNTPGLGAAKEALNSVFPGGTDFDIASGYACAYPLGVVGIIGATLAIRFICKVDLDEENNKLSDDEAENPHVKPHIMYLKIENEYLSGRTLSEVSEFLNRDIVCTRIMHNGTVSLPSRDTVFELGDEILVVCAETDAAAVKAFIGPEIEADWHEEKQAQKMVSKRILVTNSSMNGKTLGKMHFSSVYGVNVTRISRQGMDLFASRNHHFHVGDKIMVVGPEENVQRVAELMGNSIKRLDHPNIATIFIGIVVGILFGSLPLAIPGMPVPLKLGLAGGPLIIAILLGRFGYRMHLVTYTTTSANLMLREIGLALFLASVGVKAGAHFWETVVQGDGLLYVLTGFLITIIPILIVGTIARMKYKFNYFTIMGMLAGTYTDPPALAYANSVCNSEAPAIGYSTVYPLSMFLRILVAQLIVLFCCGAL, encoded by the coding sequence ATGGATTGGTTAATAAAATTATTTACTGCGGAGGATAGTGTGGCTCACATAGTGCTGCTCTATTCCATTGTGATTGCATTGGGTGTCTACCTCGGAAAAATCAAGATTGGTGGCATCTCATTGGGAGTTACTTTCATTCTGTTTGTTGGTATTCTTGCAGGCCATATCGGCTTCACGGGTCCAACGGCAACGCTGACTTTCCTTCAGGATTTCGGTCTTATCCTATTCGTGTTTATGATAGGTTTGCAGGTAGGGCCGGGCTTCTTTGAAAGTTTTGGAAAGGGAGGTTTGAAGCTGAACATGCTTTCTTGCCTTGCCATTCTTCTGAATGTTGCGGTTATGTTCGGTTGCTACTTCATCTTCTTCGACACGAGCGACAAGAGCAACCTTCCGATGATGGTCGGTACTATGTACGGTGCCGTTACCAACACGCCCGGTCTTGGTGCTGCGAAGGAAGCCTTGAACAGCGTTTTTCCGGGTGGAACGGATTTCGACATTGCGTCCGGTTATGCCTGTGCTTACCCTCTTGGCGTGGTAGGTATCATCGGTGCGACGCTCGCTATTCGCTTTATCTGCAAGGTTGATCTCGATGAGGAGAACAACAAGCTGAGCGACGATGAGGCCGAAAACCCACACGTGAAGCCGCACATTATGTATCTCAAGATTGAGAATGAATACCTGTCTGGCAGAACCTTATCTGAAGTTTCAGAGTTCCTCAACCGTGATATTGTGTGCACGCGTATTATGCACAACGGTACGGTATCTCTTCCTTCGCGAGACACAGTCTTTGAGCTTGGCGACGAAATTCTCGTTGTCTGTGCCGAAACCGACGCTGCCGCCGTAAAGGCATTCATCGGCCCTGAAATAGAAGCAGACTGGCACGAAGAAAAGCAGGCGCAGAAGATGGTAAGTAAGCGAATCCTCGTTACGAACAGCTCTATGAACGGCAAGACACTCGGTAAGATGCACTTCAGTTCTGTTTACGGCGTGAACGTAACCAGAATCAGCCGTCAGGGAATGGACCTCTTCGCAAGCCGCAACCACCACTTCCACGTGGGCGACAAGATTATGGTTGTAGGTCCGGAAGAGAACGTACAGCGCGTAGCCGAGCTTATGGGCAACTCCATCAAGCGTCTCGATCATCCGAACATTGCCACTATCTTCATCGGTATCGTGGTTGGAATCCTGTTCGGTAGCCTCCCATTGGCAATCCCGGGTATGCCTGTTCCGTTGAAACTCGGTCTTGCAGGCGGTCCGCTGATTATTGCAATCCTTCTCGGACGATTCGGTTACAGAATGCATCTCGTTACCTATACCACGACATCGGCGAACCTGATGCTCCGCGAAATCGGTCTGGCTCTCTTCCTTGCATCCGTCGGTGTAAAGGCCGGAGCGCATTTCTGGGAAACAGTGGTTCAGGGCGATGGTCTCCTGTATGTGCTTACAGGTTTCCTGATTACGATTATTCCAATCCTCATTGTAGGAACAATCGCGCGAATGAAATACAAGTTCAACTACTTCACCATTATGGGTATGCTCGCCGGAACCTATACCGACCCTCCTGCATTGGCATACGCAAACTCTGTCTGCAACAGTGAAGCACCTGCCATCGGCTACTCTACGGTTTATCCATTGAGTATGTTCCTTAGAATCCTCGTGGCTCAGCTGATTGTATTGTTCTGCTGTGGTGCTCTCTAA
- a CDS encoding FHA domain-containing protein codes for MKRVRCPKCDNYITFDETKYQSGQRLVFECPSCSKQFGIRIGVSKLRKTQKEENNTGIEEPDEAEYGYLHVIENVFHYQQNIPLHFGENLIGRYQKGNPVNCPIETVDPSVDLTHCAITVSKDKKGNVKYVLRDGPSYTGTFVDNDILADNERRVIENGTLFTLGATSIILRTQSEEE; via the coding sequence ATGAAACGTGTCAGATGTCCCAAATGTGATAACTATATCACATTCGACGAAACAAAGTACCAGTCCGGACAGAGATTGGTATTCGAATGTCCAAGTTGCAGCAAGCAGTTCGGCATACGCATCGGTGTGTCAAAACTTCGCAAGACGCAGAAAGAAGAAAACAATACGGGCATTGAAGAGCCGGATGAAGCTGAATATGGGTATCTACACGTGATAGAAAATGTATTTCACTATCAGCAAAACATTCCCTTGCACTTCGGTGAGAACCTGATAGGACGCTATCAAAAGGGAAATCCGGTGAACTGTCCTATTGAAACGGTAGACCCCAGCGTGGATTTGACCCACTGTGCCATAACGGTTTCAAAGGATAAGAAGGGAAATGTGAAGTACGTGCTGCGGGACGGTCCTTCCTATACCGGCACTTTTGTGGATAACGATATTCTTGCAGACAACGAACGACGTGTGATTGAGAATGGAACGCTGTTCACGCTTGGCGCAACAAGCATTATCCTTCGCACACAGTCAGAAGAAGAATAA
- a CDS encoding HAD-IA family hydrolase translates to MSRIKNWLQGLSFRTGVIVMALCLPCYFISLGLPWLLDMDASKKGAMFVVFFGLAKTFQYAGLTILGKEGYKRLKAKLKGNKPIRLIIFDFDGTIGDSRGLITQTMLETIDRLGLEKRTEEECARTIGLPLAECFSSMIPMTDEKAEECARVYTEICLRNSVPGAVPAFPNVVETIRNLHSQGYILTIATNRSRLSLADFLNDMQLADCFSLLVGVDDVQQKKPNAEPAMKILDTFGLKASEALIVGDTESDILMGKNAGVRTCGVTYGTGKEEELKKAGADFIINDFSELTGIVSHSANGSR, encoded by the coding sequence TTGAGTAGAATAAAGAACTGGCTGCAAGGTCTGTCGTTCAGAACCGGTGTCATTGTGATGGCTTTGTGCCTGCCTTGCTATTTCATTTCGCTCGGTCTGCCGTGGCTTTTGGATATGGATGCAAGCAAGAAAGGCGCAATGTTCGTTGTGTTCTTTGGCTTGGCGAAAACGTTTCAATACGCGGGACTGACGATTCTCGGCAAGGAAGGCTACAAGCGATTGAAGGCAAAGTTGAAAGGGAATAAGCCCATAAGGCTGATTATATTCGATTTCGACGGTACTATCGGGGATTCCAGAGGGCTGATAACGCAGACGATGCTTGAAACGATAGACCGGCTTGGGCTGGAAAAACGGACGGAAGAGGAATGTGCGAGGACAATAGGACTGCCGTTGGCTGAATGCTTTTCGTCGATGATTCCGATGACTGATGAGAAAGCCGAGGAATGCGCACGTGTCTATACGGAGATTTGTTTGCGAAATAGTGTTCCCGGGGCTGTTCCGGCGTTTCCGAATGTTGTGGAAACCATCAGGAATTTGCACAGTCAGGGATACATTCTTACCATAGCAACCAACCGCAGCAGGCTGTCGCTCGCAGATTTTCTCAACGATATGCAGCTCGCTGACTGTTTCAGCTTGCTCGTTGGCGTAGACGATGTTCAGCAAAAGAAGCCGAATGCCGAGCCTGCAATGAAGATTCTCGACACATTCGGGCTGAAAGCGAGCGAGGCCTTGATAGTTGGCGACACGGAATCGGATATTCTTATGGGCAAGAATGCAGGTGTAAGAACGTGTGGTGTTACTTACGGCACGGGCAAGGAAGAGGAATTGAAGAAGGCGGGAGCTGATTTCATCATCAACGATTTCAGCGAATTGACAGGCATTGTGAGCCATTCCGCAAACGGAAGCAGATAG
- a CDS encoding MaoC family dehydratase, with the protein MGKLIVNSYDELASHLGEKLGESEWLQVDQERINLFADATLDHQWIHIDTERAKEESPYKSTIAHGYLTLSLLPKMWNEIIEVKNLKMMVNYGMDKMRFGCPVITGSRVRLVTTLHSIENLRGVCKAGIKFQIEIEGERKPALEGIATFLYYFE; encoded by the coding sequence ATGGGAAAACTTATCGTTAATAGTTACGACGAATTGGCTTCTCACCTCGGCGAGAAGCTCGGTGAAAGCGAGTGGTTACAGGTGGATCAGGAAAGAATCAACCTCTTTGCCGATGCAACGCTCGACCATCAGTGGATTCACATCGACACCGAGCGTGCGAAAGAAGAAAGCCCCTACAAGAGCACTATCGCTCACGGCTATCTCACGCTCTCGTTATTGCCAAAGATGTGGAACGAGATTATCGAAGTGAAGAATCTGAAAATGATGGTAAATTACGGTATGGACAAGATGCGTTTCGGCTGTCCGGTCATTACCGGTTCGCGCGTCCGTCTCGTTACAACGCTTCATTCCATTGAGAATCTGCGTGGCGTATGCAAGGCCGGCATCAAGTTCCAGATTGAAATAGAAGGCGAACGCAAGCCCGCACTCGAGGGTATTGCAACCTTCCTCTATTATTTTGAATAG
- a CDS encoding aminodeoxychorismate synthase component I, protein MKIYPKEEAQTLMNRLAKEGREFVFAVSYDQSQAYIVEAGKLDSDEMMVAFPNFNNIPENAECNSDTVEWDFDAPNRERYEDSINFVKANMRAGNSYLANLTCKVEIRTNLTLRDIFLRSKAMYRCWIRNRFVCFSPEIFVRIDNGKISSYPMKGTLDATLPNAEEILMSNVKEAAEHATIVDLIRNDLSMVSDGVAVTKYRYIDRLQTNKGEILQTSSEITGKLTDHYTRNIGDLLFRLLPAGSITGAPKPKTMEIIAEAEAYDRGFYTGVIGHYKDGNLDSAVMIRFIDEEAGKFYYKAGGGITAKSNNDDEYKEVKDKIYVPIY, encoded by the coding sequence ATGAAAATTTATCCGAAGGAAGAGGCGCAGACGCTGATGAACAGACTTGCCAAAGAGGGCAGGGAGTTTGTCTTTGCCGTTAGTTACGACCAGAGTCAGGCATATATTGTGGAAGCCGGGAAACTGGATTCCGATGAAATGATGGTGGCATTTCCCAATTTCAATAATATTCCTGAAAATGCTGAATGCAATTCCGATACCGTGGAGTGGGATTTTGATGCCCCGAACCGTGAACGGTACGAAGACAGTATTAACTTTGTGAAGGCGAATATGCGTGCCGGAAACAGCTATTTGGCAAACCTCACGTGCAAGGTTGAGATAAGAACAAACCTGACTCTCCGCGATATTTTCCTCCGTTCTAAGGCAATGTACCGCTGTTGGATCCGCAATCGCTTCGTATGTTTCTCTCCGGAGATATTCGTTCGCATAGACAACGGAAAAATCAGTTCGTATCCGATGAAGGGAACGCTCGATGCCACACTTCCGAATGCCGAGGAAATACTGATGAGCAATGTTAAAGAAGCTGCCGAACACGCAACGATAGTAGACCTGATACGCAATGATTTAAGTATGGTTTCGGATGGAGTTGCCGTAACGAAGTATAGATACATCGACCGACTTCAGACCAACAAGGGAGAGATATTGCAGACGAGTTCTGAAATCACGGGAAAACTGACCGACCATTACACGAGGAATATAGGCGATTTGCTGTTCAGGCTGCTCCCGGCAGGTTCCATTACGGGTGCGCCAAAACCCAAAACGATGGAAATAATCGCCGAGGCCGAAGCCTACGACAGAGGTTTCTACACCGGAGTGATAGGACATTACAAGGATGGGAATCTTGACAGTGCCGTAATGATAAGATTCATAGACGAGGAAGCTGGCAAATTCTATTATAAGGCAGGTGGAGGAATCACGGCAAAGAGCAATAACGACGATGAATACAAGGAAGTAAAGGATAAAATCTATGTGCCGATTTATTGA
- a CDS encoding DUF4738 domain-containing protein has protein sequence MRKSVLLIFLGSIIFWSCRDSKTETITEDHKAKEMFQGLWVMDENGGSVLLAKGDSISFPDSASVPVHFWINSDSIFLKGQNVNSYKIIKQSENVFRMMNKNGEEVTLVKSDNKNLLSDFKYHAYAMNTFLKESSDTLVKTEAGYFQSEVFCQTSSERVIKPTFNDLGIEVDNVYLDNTARLNITNGGKLIYSHEFKKQEFQSMIDKAFLERSILKRFVFNRTDLKALYYNAMIGIPDAATSYVIEVRITTDGKVTTRMT, from the coding sequence ATGAGGAAATCTGTTTTACTAATCTTTTTAGGAAGTATTATATTTTGGAGTTGTCGGGATTCCAAAACGGAGACCATTACCGAAGACCATAAAGCTAAAGAGATGTTTCAGGGCTTATGGGTAATGGACGAAAATGGAGGCTCCGTGCTGCTTGCAAAGGGCGACAGCATTTCCTTTCCCGATTCTGCAAGTGTGCCCGTCCATTTCTGGATAAACAGCGACTCTATTTTCCTGAAAGGTCAGAACGTCAATAGCTACAAAATCATAAAGCAGTCTGAAAACGTATTTCGGATGATGAACAAGAACGGAGAGGAAGTTACGCTGGTAAAATCGGACAACAAGAATCTGCTTTCGGACTTCAAGTATCACGCATACGCTATGAACACTTTCCTAAAGGAGAGTTCAGACACGCTTGTAAAGACCGAGGCAGGCTATTTTCAGTCGGAGGTGTTCTGTCAGACAAGTTCAGAGCGTGTAATAAAGCCTACTTTCAACGATTTGGGAATAGAGGTTGATAACGTGTATCTCGACAACACGGCACGGCTGAACATAACCAACGGCGGCAAACTTATCTATTCGCACGAATTTAAGAAGCAGGAATTTCAGTCGATGATCGACAAGGCATTTCTCGAGCGCAGCATACTGAAGCGTTTCGTATTCAACAGAACCGACCTGAAAGCCCTGTATTACAATGCGATGATTGGTATTCCCGATGCTGCAACAAGCTATGTGATAGAGGTAAGGATTACTACGGACGGCAAGGTTACTACGCGTATGACGTGA
- a CDS encoding porin, producing the protein MKKYIISAAMVLGVLGANAQTPKWINNVKLSGYGIVQYQFSSQDNAKANSFNLRLGRIALDGRILKDWYWKAQIQFNGNTSTLGSSPRVVDLFAEWQKYEFLRIKAGQFKNPFTFENPIHPVEQGFMGYSQAVTAFAGFSDRSGKHSSNGRDIGIQLQGDFLKNSAGRNLIHYQIGVFNGQGINVKDIDQQKNIIGGVWVMPVAGMRLGWFGWTGSYARKGTWTENGINHSGVRSLKQRRYAFSAEYLKNDWTFRSEYIHSTGPAFAKALVNTNDASASDCNIGTKGDKAQGVYAMVIAPVLKDKLYAKARYDMYQPTDGAEKQKTMYEVGLNYKFSKSLQLSGEYAYVHDRSLAEPNYSMIDVQMSFRF; encoded by the coding sequence ATGAAAAAATACATTATCAGTGCCGCAATGGTGCTTGGAGTGCTTGGCGCAAATGCGCAGACACCTAAATGGATCAACAATGTGAAACTGTCTGGATATGGCATTGTGCAATATCAATTCAGCAGTCAGGACAATGCCAAGGCCAATTCGTTCAATCTGCGACTGGGACGTATAGCATTGGACGGCCGTATCCTCAAGGATTGGTATTGGAAAGCACAGATTCAGTTCAACGGAAACACCTCAACGTTAGGGTCTTCGCCACGCGTGGTGGATCTGTTTGCCGAATGGCAGAAGTACGAGTTCCTGAGAATCAAGGCGGGACAGTTCAAGAATCCATTCACTTTCGAGAATCCAATCCATCCCGTGGAGCAGGGATTTATGGGCTATTCACAAGCCGTTACTGCATTTGCAGGCTTCAGCGACCGTTCCGGCAAGCACAGTTCAAACGGCCGTGATATCGGTATTCAGTTGCAGGGCGACTTCCTGAAGAACTCCGCAGGGCGTAATCTGATTCACTATCAGATTGGTGTTTTCAACGGACAGGGCATCAATGTCAAGGACATTGACCAACAGAAGAATATCATCGGAGGCGTGTGGGTGATGCCGGTTGCAGGTATGCGCCTCGGATGGTTCGGATGGACAGGTTCTTATGCACGCAAGGGCACTTGGACAGAAAACGGCATTAATCACAGTGGTGTGCGCAGTCTGAAGCAACGCCGCTATGCTTTCTCAGCCGAGTATCTGAAAAACGACTGGACTTTCCGTTCGGAATACATTCATTCCACCGGTCCGGCATTCGCAAAGGCACTCGTGAACACGAACGACGCATCGGCGTCTGACTGCAACATAGGCACAAAGGGCGACAAGGCTCAGGGCGTTTATGCTATGGTAATTGCACCGGTGCTGAAAGACAAGCTCTATGCTAAGGCGCGTTACGATATGTATCAACCCACAGACGGTGCTGAAAAGCAGAAGACGATGTATGAAGTAGGTCTGAATTATAAGTTCTCCAAGAGCCTTCAACTGTCAGGCGAATATGCCTACGTACACGACCGCTCGCTGGCAGAGCCCAACTATTCGATGATTGATGTTCAGATGAGTTTCCGATTTTAG
- a CDS encoding SPOR domain-containing protein: protein MIRIDRHIEILLLENDCVIVPGLGGFVAHQIEARYDSDDALFLPPFRTVGFNPVLTMNDSLLAQSYSEAYDVSYPEALKLIEQEVDEIEHRIENEGTVELNDLGRLFKNSEGKLTFEPYEGGILTPSFYGLSSYEFSAVKLGNKTEKVDVSIADAAEKKDVKEKIVYLSTSKSGEKRVNISYKALRDTAIAAAVLSFVFIVGINVQKRNGVSDQPVKSGVLYNLFDSSSSEKDVEAAEIRKEVQTENTKAVQKHYWSIVLASHVTAANAESFIEKLTDKGFKEGHLHSGSGSLKVLYGHFETAQQAVDELNKLRPNPEFKQSWILEVGK, encoded by the coding sequence GTGATTAGAATCGACCGACATATTGAGATCCTTTTACTCGAGAACGACTGTGTGATTGTTCCCGGGCTTGGTGGCTTTGTAGCCCACCAGATAGAGGCGCGTTATGATTCTGATGACGCACTTTTCCTGCCGCCTTTCCGAACCGTTGGCTTCAATCCCGTGCTTACTATGAACGACTCCCTTCTGGCACAGTCTTATTCGGAGGCATACGACGTGAGCTATCCGGAGGCTTTGAAGCTCATCGAGCAGGAAGTGGACGAGATTGAGCACAGGATTGAGAATGAAGGGACTGTTGAACTGAACGACTTAGGACGGCTTTTCAAGAACAGTGAGGGCAAACTTACGTTTGAACCGTATGAAGGTGGCATACTTACCCCGTCCTTCTATGGGCTGAGCAGCTATGAATTTTCAGCAGTCAAGCTCGGGAACAAGACAGAGAAGGTGGACGTCAGCATTGCCGATGCCGCCGAAAAGAAGGATGTCAAGGAAAAGATTGTCTATCTCTCTACCAGTAAGTCGGGCGAAAAGCGTGTGAACATCAGCTATAAAGCACTTCGGGATACGGCGATAGCGGCAGCAGTTCTGTCGTTTGTGTTCATCGTGGGAATCAATGTTCAGAAGCGAAATGGCGTGAGCGACCAGCCGGTTAAAAGCGGCGTCTTGTATAATTTGTTTGATTCGAGCAGTTCAGAGAAGGACGTTGAGGCAGCGGAAATAAGGAAAGAAGTGCAGACTGAAAACACGAAAGCCGTTCAGAAGCACTACTGGTCTATCGTGTTGGCGAGTCACGTAACTGCGGCGAATGCCGAATCATTCATAGAGAAATTGACCGATAAGGGATTCAAGGAAGGTCATTTGCATTCAGGAAGTGGCAGCTTGAAGGTTTTGTACGGCCATTTTGAAACGGCTCAGCAGGCTGTTGATGAACTAAACAAACTAAGACCTAATCCTGAATTCAAGCAGTCTTGGATATTGGAAGTAGGAAAATAA
- a CDS encoding putative quinol monooxygenase translates to MFRFNAFFSLREDVKIEDALALAHKLAEQSRKDEGCISYDLFQSTTNPRTMLFCETWKDQACIDKHASAEHFTTIVPKLEALTENGLKLEKFEF, encoded by the coding sequence ATGTTTAGATTTAATGCTTTTTTCTCTTTAAGAGAGGATGTGAAGATTGAGGATGCACTCGCATTGGCTCACAAATTAGCAGAACAATCACGTAAGGACGAAGGCTGTATCAGTTACGACCTCTTCCAGAGTACCACCAACCCACGCACTATGCTCTTCTGCGAAACGTGGAAAGACCAAGCCTGCATAGACAAACACGCTTCGGCAGAACACTTCACAACGATTGTTCCCAAGTTGGAAGCACTCACAGAGAATGGACTGAAACTGGAAAAGTTCGAGTTTTAA
- the rbr gene encoding rubrerythrin yields the protein MKKKFICTVCGYMYEGSEAPAECPVCHVKADKFKEFNPEALKGTKTEANLQTAFAGESQAHTKYQYYASKARKDGYVQMAEIFEETSRNEKEHAKLWFKFLHNGDIPSTPENLLAAAEGENYEWTDMYDKMAKDAMEEGFPELAVKFRTVGAIEKKHEERYRKLLKNIEDKVVFAKDGSAVWQCINCGHIVVGKQAPEVCPVCVHPQSFFQIKPENY from the coding sequence ATGAAGAAGAAGTTTATTTGCACCGTATGTGGTTATATGTACGAGGGTTCAGAGGCACCTGCTGAGTGCCCAGTATGCCACGTAAAGGCTGACAAGTTCAAGGAATTTAACCCTGAAGCATTGAAGGGCACAAAGACAGAGGCCAACCTTCAGACTGCTTTTGCAGGCGAGAGTCAGGCACACACCAAGTATCAGTACTATGCTTCAAAGGCACGCAAGGATGGTTACGTGCAGATGGCTGAAATCTTTGAAGAGACATCGCGCAACGAAAAGGAGCACGCAAAGCTGTGGTTCAAGTTCCTCCACAACGGCGACATTCCATCAACTCCTGAAAACCTCCTCGCTGCTGCCGAAGGTGAGAACTACGAATGGACTGATATGTACGACAAGATGGCTAAGGACGCTATGGAAGAAGGCTTCCCAGAGTTGGCAGTTAAGTTCCGTACAGTCGGTGCTATCGAAAAGAAGCACGAAGAGCGTTATCGTAAGCTCCTGAAGAACATCGAAGACAAGGTTGTTTTCGCCAAAGACGGTTCTGCCGTATGGCAGTGCATCAACTGCGGTCATATCGTAGTTGGCAAGCAGGCACCTGAAGTTTGCCCTGTTTGTGTGCATCCACAGAGCTTCTTCCAGATTAAGCCTGAGAATTACTAA